CGGATCACCACCACATCCACCTTTTGCGTGGCCGATCCACCCGCTTTGGCGATCATGGCCTGGAAGGCGCTGTCCACATCGTTGCCGCCCCCCATCAGCACCCACATCGGGCTGGTGGCGGCGGGCGGCGTGGCGTCGCCGGCGCTGCCGCTCAGGTAGTAGTCGTAGTTCTTGTTGCTGGTGGTGGCCGCGGCCCCGCTGGCCGCGCCATTGCTGGCAGCCCAGGTGGGCAGGGCGGCGCAGAACAGGCTGAGCAGCCACAGATTGGCCAGTCGGCGGGATTGAAAAGCGATGGGCATGACCGACTCCTGATGGGGAGCACCGATTACAGCAGCTTGTTCCCCTTCAGGGCTTCCAGCGGAAGGGAAACAGAAACTGCTTCCAGAAGCCGTCGGGCACGTAGTCGCCCACCACGCCGTAGTCCTTGGGCCAAGCGCGATCGCTCTGCACCGCAGTGCCGAACAGATGGTCCAGGAAGGCGAAGTGAGCGGCGTAGTTCTTGTCGATGGCTTCGTCATCCTGGCTGTGGTGCCAGTGGTGGAAGTTGGGCGTGACGATCACATAACGCAGGGGCCCGAGGCGCACGCTCACGTTGGCATGGTTGAACACGGCCTGAAAGCCGACGATGACGATGTAGGCATCGATCACGTCCTTGGAAAAGCCCAGCACAAAGATGGGGGCCAACACCAGGGTGCGGGTGATCAACAGTTCCAGGATGTGCTGGCGCGAGCCGGCCATCCAATCCATGCTCTTGACGCTGTGGTGCACAGCGTGCAGGCGCCACAGCAGCGGCACCTCGTGATAGGCCCGGTGTGTCCAGTACTGCACCAGATCGGCCACCAGGATGATGAGGAAGAGCGCGACGCCAAAGGGCAGGTCCTGGACCCAGGCCTGCACGCCATCCTTGGCGGCCCAGCCAAATAGCTTGTGCACCAGCAGGTTCACCGCCAGCAGCACAAAACCCACCAGCAGGTGGTTGACGATGAAGTGCTGGAAGTCCGTCTGCCATTCGGGCCGGAACACTGGCTGGTCCTTGCGCAGCGGCCAGAGCTTTTCCACGAACACGAAGATCAGCGTGGAGCCCAGCAAGTCGAGGATGAACCAGTCCAGCCCGATATAGGGCGTGTGGTCGGGGAAGTTGGGGTCCACCTCTACCTTGCTGCCACCCAGCAGCAGGCAGACCCCGATCAGCACGAAGCTGGAAAGGCTGAGCCAGCGCACCCGGCCGCGCACGATGTTGAAAAGGGCGATGCCGCCGCTGAGCACCAGCGACCAATACAGCAGCTGTCGCAGCACCGGCACGCTGTAGCTCTGCCGCAGCTGCGGCGTGGTCAGGTATTCGGGGAAGTGAAAGGCGAGCACACCGAGGAGGCACAAGATGGCCAGGCCCAGCGCAATGACGCCCGAGGCCATGCCCTTGCCGGTTTGCAGCGCGCCGTGCGATTCACTCAGGCGGTTCAGCTTGTCCAGGGGGTTGTTCATACGGCTCAAAAAGGAATGCGGAGCAAGCTCCGCATTCTGGTTGGCGCGAGGGCCTGCCCCGCACCGTGCAAGCCCGCGCTCCCCCGAGCACGGGGTGCCCGCTTCAGCGCCCGATCACATCCCCATCGTTCTTGGTGATGACGATGGTGGCCGAGCGCGGCCGCTTGCCCGCACCGTAGCCGGCGTTGCTGGGCCACTGGCTGGTGTACTTGGTCGGGTCGGCGATGTCGGCCATCTTGGTGTTCTCGCCCGGGTGCTGGATGTTGATGAACAGGGCCTTGCCGTCCGGGGTCTCGGCCACGCCGGTGATCTCGCAGTCCTTGGGGCCGACCAGGAAGCGCTTGAGCTCGTTGGCGCCGGGCGTCTTGCCGACGTAGGTGTCGACCGTCAGGGCGCCGCCGCTGCTGCGGGGGTAGCTCAGGGTCTTCTTGGCGCCGTCGCCCACCTGGCCGGGCAGGGCGGCCAGCATCATGCAGTTGGTCACGTCGGTGAAGGCGCCGTCATCAGTCTGGATCCAGCAGATGCCGGTGGCCGGGCTGAAGGCCAGGCCGTCGGGGCTGCTCATGTCCTGCTCAGACGTCAGATTGCTGATGTTGACCAGGCCGCTGGCGGCGCTGGCCTCGGCGGCGAACACATAGATGTCCCAGGTGAAGGCGGTGGCGGCATTGCCGCCCGTGCCCTCCTTGATGCGCAGGATGTGGCCGTTGGGGTTGCCCGTGCTGGTGCTGCTGGTGCCCTTGACGTCGGTGTAGACGCGCGGGTTGGCGCTGTCCGGGGCCAGCTGGCTGCCGCCGGCGGCGGGCTCGGCGCGACGGTTGCTGTTGTTGGTGAGCGCGAAGTAGATTTCACCGTTCTTGGGGTTCACCGAGCACCACTCGGGGCGGTCCATCTTGGTGGCGCCCACGGCGTCGGCGGCCAGGCGGGTGTTGACGCAGATGTCGGCGTGGTCGGCAAAGGTATAGGCCGCGTAATCGCGCACCGTGGTGTTGGTGAGGCTCAAGTCCACCCACTGGCCGGTGCCATCGGCGTTGAACTTGGCCACCATCAGCTTGCCTTGGTCCAGGTACTTGCTGCCGACGGCCAGGCGGTTGTCCGGGCTGGGGTTGGCGTCGGCATCCGCCCAGGCGGCGGTGGAGACGAATTTGTAGATGTACTCGTTGCGTGCGTCGTCGCCCATATAGACGGCCAGAGGCTGGCCGGCCACCGGCTTGCCGAAGGCGGCGCTCTCGTGCGCGAAGCGGCCCAGGGCCGAGCGCTTTACGCCCTTTTTGGTCTTGGTGTAGGGGTCGAATTCGACGATGTAACCCTGCAGGTTCATCTCGTTGCGATAGTCGTCGCTGCCGTCCACCGACACGCCACTCTTGCTGTTGTTCCAGCGCAGGAAGCGGTCGTCGGCGCCGCCAGTTTCCCAGCCGTGGCGCGAGGCCGCGCCCTGGCTGCGGCCGTAGCGCTTGAGCGCGGTGACGCTCTTGTCGTTGCCGCGCACGGTGTCATCGGTGGCCACGCGGAAAAAGTAGCCGGCCCAGTTCTCCTCGCCGGTGAGGAAGCTGCCCCAGGGGGTCTTGCCGGTGCCGCAGTTGTTCAGGGTGCCGCGGGTGCTGGTGCCCGTGGGCGAGTACTTGGTGATGGCCAGCGCATTGCCCTTGAGGGGGCCAGCGATGTCGACCTCGGTGTTTTGGGTGACGCGGAAGTTGAAGCTGCTGTCCTTCACCGTGGCCCAGCTGCTGCCGGTCTTCTTGACCTCGACGACCGAGATGCCGTGGATGGCTAGTTCCTTGTCCACTTCGGCGGCCGGGCGCGGCAGGGTGGCGGTGCCGCCATTGGCGTGGAGGAAGAAGGAGGCGCGGGTCTCGTCCGTGGTGGCCTCGTGGTTGATGGCCAGCAGGCCACGGTCCACGCTGGTGGCGGAGGCCGCGCCGGTGGCCGACAGACCGAACCACTCCATGCCGTCGTGGTGGTCGCCGGCGCGGTTCTCAAAGTCGGTGTCCGTGCCGTCGTTCTTGAAGTCCGCCGTGGCGGCGCGCAGCGGGTCGCCCAGGGCGTAGAGGATGGTGGCGGTGTAGCCGGCCGGCACAGTGACCTTGTCTTCCAGGCTCTTGGCCACGGCGGCGAAGCTCAAGGACGTGACGGTGGGGGACGGCGCGGGGGCAGGCGCAGGTGCCGGAGCGGGGGTGGGCGCCGGGGTGTTGTCATCCGAGCAGGCCGTCAGCAGCACGCCCGACAGCGCCGCGCTGGTGGCGCCCAGGCTGCCGCGCAAGATGCTGCGGCGGCTCAGGCGCGCTGCGAGCACCTGACCAAACTCGGGGTTGGCCGAGCGGTTGGAGTCTTCGTCGTTGAAGGTGATGAAGCCGGGTTCGAGAGGGGGCGAATTTTTCGTTTTCATGGCGGGGCAACTCAAGGGATTGAGAACCCGCGCAGGCTAGGTGGCCTGCATGAAAGCCCGGTGTCGCCTGGGTGACGATTTGGTGACACGCGGGTGCGTCAAGGCTCTTGGCTCAAGCCGGATGGGCAAGCGCGAGCGCAGCACGGCTCACCAGTGCTCCTCTGCAACGTGCCGCCAACGCACGGCAACATCTGGCAACGCCAAGCTAAAGGCTTGCTAAATCACTAGGGTAAATCCGAAGGGGGGGGTGGCAAGGCCCTCGCCTAGAGTCGCGCCCCGCGCCACCAAGAGCGCCGGCCCGCAGCCTGCTGCGAGAGCCGTAGAACCATTCAGAAACCAGGGAGGGCGCCGCAGTCGCGGCGGTGCTCTGCCATGCCTGCAAAAGGTTTCGCGCAGACACCATGAGCTCCAACGTCCCAGCCACCCCGTTGTTCCGCCAGGAAGTGATGCAGGCCCAAGCCGGCCAATGGCTGGGCAGCATCCGCGTCGGCCGGCCGCTGGGCTTCAGCCTGGTGACGGGCGTGGCCCTGCTGATGGCCGCCGCCCTGGTGAGCTTCGCCATCTGGGGCGAATACACCCGCAAAGTCACCTTGCCCGGCGTGCTGATGCCCGAGACCGGCATCATTAACCTCAGCAGCAACCAACCCGCCACCGTGGCCGAGATCCTGGTGCGCGAGGGCGACTGGGTGAAGGCCGGCCAGCCCCTGATCAAGCTGCGCGCTGAGCGGGTGGTGGCCGGGGGCGAGTTGGGTGCCTTGCAGGCCCATGCGCTGGAGCAACGTCGGCAGGGATTACAGACCGAGCTGCGCTTAGCTGAGCAGCAGGGGACGCAACGGACCGCAGCCTTGGTGGATCGGCAGCGCAGTCTTAACAGTGACCTGGTGACCCTGCAGGGCGAGCTGGACGCCCATCAGCAGCGCCTGCAGTTGGCTCAGAAGACGCAGCAGCGCTTCGAGGAATTGGCCGCCAGCGGTTATGTGTCGGGCCTGCAGGCGCAGCAGAAGCAGGAAGAACTGCTGGACTTGAACCTGCGTGAGCGCAACACCCGCCGCGCACTCGAGGCCGTGCAACGTGAGCTGGCCGCCGGTGCGGTCGAGCTGGATGCCAATCGCGGACAAATCGAGGTGCAGCGATCGCAGCTGCAGCGTGCCTTGGCTAGCCTGGAGCAGGAAGGCAGCGAACTCGGTGCGCGCAGCGAATGGGCCCTGATCGCTGCTCAAGCTGGGCAGGTGACGGCACTGAATGTGACGGAGGGGCAGGCGGCGGTGGCGGGGGTGTCGCTGCTCACGATGGTGCCGCAAGATACAACTGCTGTCGGTGCTCCAGTAAAACCTGCCGCCCTGGTCGCTCATTTGTATGCACCGAGCCGAGCGGCGGGGTTCCTCGAGCCTGGGCAAACCGTTTGGCTGCGCTATGCCGCTTATCCGTATCAAAAGTTCGGCATGCATGCAGGTAGGGTCACTGCGGTGAGCCGCACGCCGATCAGTCTGCAAGATCTTCCACCAGGTCAGGCTCAGGTCCTGATGCGAGGGGCGCAGAGCAATGAGCCTATGTATCGGGTATCGGTTGGCCTTGGGCGGCAGAATTTTGGCGGGTTCAACCGCGCCATACCACTCAGGCCTGGATTAGTACTCGAGGCGTTGACGCATCAAGAAGGGCGAAAGATTTGGGAATGGCTGCTGGAGCCAATATTGGTGCTAGGCGCGAGGGTGAGCGCCTAATTTACTGGATGTGTTATCACTGAGTTGGCATTTGGAAATATTGAGATACTTTACCGGCGGAGGAAGTGATGGTTGGCCGCTGTGTGGGGTGTTGAGGGTTAAGGGCGCAAGACTTAGGGCGCGTACCCTTGAGGGATTCCATTTTGGAATGATGATGCCGACATTTTCGGCGGCTGGAGCAGTAATGAGGGACTTGACCATATTTGAATGTGGTTACGTTGCAGGTGGCGCGGAACAAAAGAAGAGCTTAATAATGGAGCTCTTCGAGGAATTTGTGTCCGCAGTTGGGGCTGGAATTATGTCAATAGCGCGAGGAATTGCCGACCTTGCCGCGGCCATTAAAGACGCAGTTTCATTCACCAGTGTTAGCGTCCATACAATGCCGGATGGCTCAACAGAGATCAGGTGTACATCCACGGATGGTGGATGTACAACGCTGCCTACGGTCCACGTAAACACAAAGGCGGGAACAGCCTCAATCGGCGGCGGCCCCATTGTCCCTCTGGGGCCGGCGGGTCCTGCAAGCGGGGGTGGCAGTGGTGGCAGCGGCGGCGCAACAAGAATGGCTAACTAGTCATTCAGTGTTTTCCGGGTGTGAGCGGCTTGCACTGCGATGCGGGCCGCTTTTCTTCTGACTGCCTCATGAAATTTCAAAAGCGCGCGCTCCTTATATTTTTCATAATTTCTCTGCTGGATTCGATGTGTATTGCTGCATCAAAAGGCATTAAGGGAGGTGGGGAAATATTTGCGCCGGATCCATTTGGAAGGCAGGCGCCTGGATTATTTAAGCTCGAGATTCCAGGGCAGGACTTGGGGCTTTTGAGGAAGCGGTATGGGCTGCTCGCAGAGGGTATGGCCCAGAAAGGACAGGCAGACTACGCTGGGGTTAGACGGCTCCCTAACGGTGTTTTGCGGCTTTCGGGTAAAATTGACAAAAAAACACCACTTCAACTGTCGGTCTTGCTTGACCGACAAGACGGGTTGATGGAGGTGAATTCAGGCGGTGGTGATGCCGTGGCCGCCATGGAGATTGCCGAGATGCTCCATGAGAGGCGAATAGAGATAAGGCTAGATGGGCTTTGCATGTCGGCGTGCGCCAATTACTTGTTGCCGGCGGCCAGAAAATTATCTGGAAGTGGATTGGTTGGCTTTCATGGTGACCCTAATGCTCTGCTTGAGCAAGAAGGGTTTGAGATTTTCAATAAACTGGGGTTAAAGGCTTATTTATCGGTGCAGCATGCGGCTTGGAGGCATAGAAAATTCTTTGAAAAACTTGGAAAGAAAGACTGCCTGTCGCGGGTGACTCAAGCAGCCCATAGAGGCGCAGGTTCTGGTGTTTGGTCATTCTATGTGCCGAATGCAGAAGATTCCAGGGTAATTGGAATTGACGTGATGGCATTATTTGATTTCGAATTATTCATGGCGTTTATGTTGAATACTGTAGAAAAGAATACTGGGATGGCGCCATTATTCTATAGTCGGCATGGCTCATCCATTTGCGACTGATGATTATTGGGGGTGATTGTTGGTATTTTGTTATGGTGTATTTTAGGTGAGGCCAATATATCAATCTGAGGGAGCCGAGTGCGCCCTCGCCAGCCTCGCCATGGTCTCCTCAGCCCATGGCCTGCATCTGGAACTGAGCGAGCTGCGCCGCCGCTTCCCCGTCAGCCTCAAGGGCGCGAACCTGCGCCAGCTGATCCAGCACGCCGCCGCCCTGGGCTTCTCCAGCCGCCCGCTGCGTCTGGACATTGAAGAACTCAAGCAACTCGCCACCCCCTGCATCCTGCACTGGGATCTGAACCACTTCGTGGTCCTGAAGAAGGTGACGCGCAAGGGCGCGGTCATCCTGGACCCGGCCGTGGGCGAGCGGCATCTGACGCAGGCCGAAATCGGTCGCCACTTCACCGGGGTGGCGCTGGAACTCACGCCCAACGCCGACTTCAAGCCCGAGAAACCTGCGCCTCGTGTGAGCCTCAAGAGCCTGACCGGCAAGGTGATGGGACTCAAGCGCTCACTGTTTCAGATCTTCGCGGTGGCCCTGGTACTGGAGCTGTTCGCCATCGTCTCGCCCTTGATGAGCCAACTGATCGTCGACGACGTGCTGGCCTCGGGCGACCGTGAGTTGCTGACCGTCATCGTGCTGGGCTTTGGCCTGCTCCTGGTCTGCCAGACCGGCATTGCGCTGATGCGCTCCTGGATGGTGATGGTGCTGGGCCAGACCCTGGCCCTGCAGTGGCTGGGCAATGTGTTTGCGCACCTTTTGCGATTGCCCACCAGCTTCTTCGAGAAGCGCCACTTGGGCGACATCACCTCGCGCTTTGGTGCCGTCAACGCGATCCAGAAGACGCTGACCACCGCCGCCATCGAGGCCGTGCTCGACGGTCTGATGGCCGTGGCGGCCCTGGTGATGATGGCTCTTTACGCGCCCACCCTCATGCTGATCGTGCTCGGCGCCGTGGTGGCCTATGGCCTGCTGCGCTGGGCCATGTACCGGCCTTTTCGTGATGCAGCGGCGGAGCGCTTGGTGATCGCTGCCAAGGAGAACACCCACTTCCTGGAGACCCTGCGTGCCATCACGCCCTTGAAGCTCTTTGGCCGCGAGCAGGAGCGCCGCGCGCGCTGGCAGAACCTGATCGTGGACGTGCAGAACCGCGATGTGCGCACCGCCAAGATGGGCATCGCCTTTTCCACCGCCAACACCTTCATCTTTGGCCTGGAGAACCTGCTGGTGTTCTGGATCGGCGGCAAGTTGATCATGGAAGGGCAACTTGCTGGGGCGCCCACGCTGACGGTGGGCATGCTGTTCGCGTTCATCGCCTACAAGGGCCAGTTCACGGGTCGGGTGTCGGCGCTGATCAATTACGCGGTCGAGCTGAAGATGCTGGGCCTGCACGCCGAGCGCCTGGCCGACATCGTGCTCGAACCGCCCGAGAAGGACGACGCGCCCGAGCATGATCTGGCCCATCTGGCGCCCAGCATTGAGCTGAGAGGAGTCAGCTTCCGCTACGCAGAGGGCGAGCCCTGGGTGCTCAAGGAGGCCAACCTCAAGATCGAGGCCGGCGAGTCGGTGGCCATCACCGGCCCCAGCGGCGCGGGCAAGACAACTTTGCTGAAGATTGCGCTGGGCCTGCTGCAGCCGAACGAGGGCGAGGTGCTCTATGGCGGTCAGCGCATCCAGCACCTGGGTTTGCAAAACGTGCGCCGGCAGATCGGCACCGTGATGCAGGAAGACGTGCTGCTCACCGGCAGCCTGGCCGACAACATTGCCTTCTTCGACGTGGCGCCGGACCTGGAGCGCGTGCAGGCCTGCGCCGCCCTGGCCCAGCTCCACGAGGACATCGCCAAGATGCCCATGGGCTATCAGACCCTGGTGGGCGATCTGGGCCATGGCCTCTCAGGCGGCCAGAAGCAGCGCCTGCTGCTGGCGCGCGCCCTCTACAAGGCCCCGAAGGTGCTGGCCCTGGACGAAGCCACCAGCCATCTGGACCTGGGCAACGAACGGGCGGTGACGGCCGCGCTGTCAAAGATGCCGCTAACCCGGCTGATCATTGCCCATCGCCCCGAGACGATTGCCGGCGCGCAGCGGGTGGTGCAGGTGAAAGATGGACAAGTGAGTGATGTGCTGCGCGCTGTGGAGGCGGGCGCCGCCGCCTGATTTCCAGAATGCCTAAGCGCTGGTCTTTGCCGGCCGCTGCGCCATCCACACACTCCCAACGCACAGCGCCATGCCCGCCAACGCCAGCGGCGTGGCCTGCCAGCCCTCGAACAGGGCCGAGACGCCCAGCGCGATGACGGGGATGATCACGCCCATCAGCGAGGCGCGTGCCGCGCCCTGGCGCTGGGCCAGCTTGAAGTAAAGCGTGAAGGCCACCACCGAGCCGAACACCGACAGATAGAGCCAGCTCAGCACATAGGGCCAGCGGAAGTCAAAGCTCAGGCCCACGCCGCTGGCCAGCGACAGGCCCAGCAGGAAGAGCGCGCCATAGCCCATGCTCCAGGCCAGGATGGGCAGCAGGGGCAGGCCGCGACGGGTGAGGGTGAGCGTCAACACGTTGCCGACGCAGGCCGCGCAGACGGCGCCCAGGCCCACCGCCAACCCATAGGCTGCACCCGGCCGCGCGCCGCTGGCGGCGATCTCGGGCCAGAACACCAGGGCCACCCCCAGCACACCGCCCAGCGAAGTCAGCAGGAAGCCCCGGCTGCTCTTCTGGCCAAAGGCCCAGAAGGCGCCGATGGCGTTGCCAAACACCACCAGCGCAAACAGCACCGCCACCAGGCCCGAAGGGATGTAGCGCTCGGACTCATACACCGCCCAGTAATTGCCGCTGTACTGCGCAATGCCGCTGGCCAGCAGCAGGCCATGGGCCGAGCGCGGCAGCTTGAGCGACTGGCCCTGCTGGCGCGACAACAGCGCCAGCAACAGCGCGGCCAGGCCAAAGCGCCAGGCCACGGAATTGAGCACCGGCACCGTGCCGAGTTGGTACAGGATCACATGCCAGGTGCTGGCCCAGATCAGCGTCGGGCCGAGGAACAACAACCAGGTCGGCATCAACTGCACCTTCAACTGCGCTTGATGGACGCCAGCAGCAGACCGGCCGCGACGAAGAGGCCGCCAAACACGCGGTTCATCAGGCGGATCAGTCGCAGGTCCTTCAGCGCGCCCAGCACCTTGGCCGCCAGCGCGGTGTAGCCACCCATCACTACCAGATCGGTGAAGCCCAGCGTCGCCGCAATCGTCAGGTACTGCGGGGTGAGCGCCTGATCCAGGTGCAGGAACTGCGGCACCACGGCCAGCAGAAACACCGTGCCCTTGGGGTTGATGGTGTTGACCATCCAGCCACGCAGCACTAGGTCGCGCCGGCGGGCCTCCGTGCTCCCAGACACACCTTCAGCTTGCGCCTGCAGCGCCACCACCGGCGCGCGCCACTGCTGCACGCCCAGATAGATCAGGTAGGCCACGCCGGCCCATTTGATGAGGCTGAACAGGGTGGTGGAGGTGGCGACCAGCGCACCCAGACCCACGCCCACCAGCAGCACCTGGGTCCAGATGCCCAGGATCAGGCCGGCCGTGGTCCAGTAGCCGCGCCGAAAGCCGTGCGCCAGGCCGCTGCTCATGGCCGCCACGGCGCCCGCGCCGGGCGACAGGCTGATCGCCCAAGAGGCGGCGAAAAAGGCCAGCCAGGTACTCCAATCCATTGCAATTTCTCCGTTCAAGCGGGCGATTGAAGCATGCAGGCTCCAACCCAGGCCGGTGCTGGGGAAACCTATGCAACAACAGGTCCGCTTTCTTCGGGCTTGACCTTGGATGGGCTCCAAGCTTTCCAATGGCGCCATTCAACGGTTTGCGAGATTCCATGGGCGCTCATTGCTGTCATACCCCGGCCACGCCGGCTTCCAATCCTCATTTGCGCCGCGCGCTCTGGTTCGCGCTGCTGGTGAACGGCGCGATGTTTGGCGTCGAAATCCTGGCCGGCCTGCAAGCGGC
Above is a window of Inhella inkyongensis DNA encoding:
- a CDS encoding PhoX family protein is translated as MKTKNSPPLEPGFITFNDEDSNRSANPEFGQVLAARLSRRSILRGSLGATSAALSGVLLTACSDDNTPAPTPAPAPAPAPAPSPTVTSLSFAAVAKSLEDKVTVPAGYTATILYALGDPLRAATADFKNDGTDTDFENRAGDHHDGMEWFGLSATGAASATSVDRGLLAINHEATTDETRASFFLHANGGTATLPRPAAEVDKELAIHGISVVEVKKTGSSWATVKDSSFNFRVTQNTEVDIAGPLKGNALAITKYSPTGTSTRGTLNNCGTGKTPWGSFLTGEENWAGYFFRVATDDTVRGNDKSVTALKRYGRSQGAASRHGWETGGADDRFLRWNNSKSGVSVDGSDDYRNEMNLQGYIVEFDPYTKTKKGVKRSALGRFAHESAAFGKPVAGQPLAVYMGDDARNEYIYKFVSTAAWADADANPSPDNRLAVGSKYLDQGKLMVAKFNADGTGQWVDLSLTNTTVRDYAAYTFADHADICVNTRLAADAVGATKMDRPEWCSVNPKNGEIYFALTNNSNRRAEPAAGGSQLAPDSANPRVYTDVKGTSSTSTGNPNGHILRIKEGTGGNAATAFTWDIYVFAAEASAASGLVNISNLTSEQDMSSPDGLAFSPATGICWIQTDDGAFTDVTNCMMLAALPGQVGDGAKKTLSYPRSSGGALTVDTYVGKTPGANELKRFLVGPKDCEITGVAETPDGKALFINIQHPGENTKMADIADPTKYTSQWPSNAGYGAGKRPRSATIVITKNDGDVIGR
- a CDS encoding HlyD family secretion protein; translated protein: MSSNVPATPLFRQEVMQAQAGQWLGSIRVGRPLGFSLVTGVALLMAAALVSFAIWGEYTRKVTLPGVLMPETGIINLSSNQPATVAEILVREGDWVKAGQPLIKLRAERVVAGGELGALQAHALEQRRQGLQTELRLAEQQGTQRTAALVDRQRSLNSDLVTLQGELDAHQQRLQLAQKTQQRFEELAASGYVSGLQAQQKQEELLDLNLRERNTRRALEAVQRELAAGAVELDANRGQIEVQRSQLQRALASLEQEGSELGARSEWALIAAQAGQVTALNVTEGQAAVAGVSLLTMVPQDTTAVGAPVKPAALVAHLYAPSRAAGFLEPGQTVWLRYAAYPYQKFGMHAGRVTAVSRTPISLQDLPPGQAQVLMRGAQSNEPMYRVSVGLGRQNFGGFNRAIPLRPGLVLEALTHQEGRKIWEWLLEPILVLGARVSA
- a CDS encoding sterol desaturase family protein; translated protein: MNNPLDKLNRLSESHGALQTGKGMASGVIALGLAILCLLGVLAFHFPEYLTTPQLRQSYSVPVLRQLLYWSLVLSGGIALFNIVRGRVRWLSLSSFVLIGVCLLLGGSKVEVDPNFPDHTPYIGLDWFILDLLGSTLIFVFVEKLWPLRKDQPVFRPEWQTDFQHFIVNHLLVGFVLLAVNLLVHKLFGWAAKDGVQAWVQDLPFGVALFLIILVADLVQYWTHRAYHEVPLLWRLHAVHHSVKSMDWMAGSRQHILELLITRTLVLAPIFVLGFSKDVIDAYIVIVGFQAVFNHANVSVRLGPLRYVIVTPNFHHWHHSQDDEAIDKNYAAHFAFLDHLFGTAVQSDRAWPKDYGVVGDYVPDGFWKQFLFPFRWKP
- a CDS encoding LysE family transporter gives rise to the protein MDWSTWLAFFAASWAISLSPGAGAVAAMSSGLAHGFRRGYWTTAGLILGIWTQVLLVGVGLGALVATSTTLFSLIKWAGVAYLIYLGVQQWRAPVVALQAQAEGVSGSTEARRRDLVLRGWMVNTINPKGTVFLLAVVPQFLHLDQALTPQYLTIAATLGFTDLVVMGGYTALAAKVLGALKDLRLIRLMNRVFGGLFVAAGLLLASIKRS
- a CDS encoding peptidase domain-containing ABC transporter; this translates as MVSSAHGLHLELSELRRRFPVSLKGANLRQLIQHAAALGFSSRPLRLDIEELKQLATPCILHWDLNHFVVLKKVTRKGAVILDPAVGERHLTQAEIGRHFTGVALELTPNADFKPEKPAPRVSLKSLTGKVMGLKRSLFQIFAVALVLELFAIVSPLMSQLIVDDVLASGDRELLTVIVLGFGLLLVCQTGIALMRSWMVMVLGQTLALQWLGNVFAHLLRLPTSFFEKRHLGDITSRFGAVNAIQKTLTTAAIEAVLDGLMAVAALVMMALYAPTLMLIVLGAVVAYGLLRWAMYRPFRDAAAERLVIAAKENTHFLETLRAITPLKLFGREQERRARWQNLIVDVQNRDVRTAKMGIAFSTANTFIFGLENLLVFWIGGKLIMEGQLAGAPTLTVGMLFAFIAYKGQFTGRVSALINYAVELKMLGLHAERLADIVLEPPEKDDAPEHDLAHLAPSIELRGVSFRYAEGEPWVLKEANLKIEAGESVAITGPSGAGKTTLLKIALGLLQPNEGEVLYGGQRIQHLGLQNVRRQIGTVMQEDVLLTGSLADNIAFFDVAPDLERVQACAALAQLHEDIAKMPMGYQTLVGDLGHGLSGGQKQRLLLARALYKAPKVLALDEATSHLDLGNERAVTAALSKMPLTRLIIAHRPETIAGAQRVVQVKDGQVSDVLRAVEAGAAA
- a CDS encoding DMT family transporter, with protein sequence MPTWLLFLGPTLIWASTWHVILYQLGTVPVLNSVAWRFGLAALLLALLSRQQGQSLKLPRSAHGLLLASGIAQYSGNYWAVYESERYIPSGLVAVLFALVVFGNAIGAFWAFGQKSSRGFLLTSLGGVLGVALVFWPEIAASGARPGAAYGLAVGLGAVCAACVGNVLTLTLTRRGLPLLPILAWSMGYGALFLLGLSLASGVGLSFDFRWPYVLSWLYLSVFGSVVAFTLYFKLAQRQGAARASLMGVIIPVIALGVSALFEGWQATPLALAGMALCVGSVWMAQRPAKTSA